The following proteins are encoded in a genomic region of Deinococcus proteolyticus MRP:
- the dinB gene encoding DNA polymerase IV, translated as MTPAPRKIIHIDMDAFYASVEQRDQPKLRGRPLAVAWGGRRSVVLTASYEARSYGVRSAMPLYRALNCCPQLQVVPPRFGAYREVSAQIREIFQSYTPLVEPLALDEAYLDVTDPQRGPRSATLIAGAIRAEVQARTGLSATAGVSVNKLLAKLASGLHKPDGLTVLLPDQADALLLGLPVGDFHGIGPATARKLQALGIASGADLRAADPHLLTAHFGKAGGHFWRIAHGQDDRPVLPDRPHKSVGSEETYGEDLRTLAAVRLRLPVLARLVQARLERAALAGRTVVLKLKFSDRRSVTRQLTLPAPVWQAADLERAAARLLTPQLLAGRPGVRLAGITVSGLRPAGELPLQPALFGPEGDTWGGAG; from the coding sequence ATGACCCCCGCCCCACGCAAAATCATCCACATCGACATGGACGCGTTCTATGCCTCGGTAGAGCAGCGTGACCAGCCCAAGCTGCGCGGCCGGCCGCTGGCGGTGGCCTGGGGTGGCCGGCGCAGCGTGGTGCTCACCGCCAGCTACGAGGCGCGGTCCTACGGCGTGCGTAGCGCCATGCCGCTGTACCGCGCCCTGAACTGCTGCCCGCAGCTGCAGGTGGTGCCGCCACGCTTCGGCGCCTACCGTGAGGTCAGCGCGCAGATTCGTGAAATTTTCCAGTCTTACACGCCCCTGGTCGAGCCGCTGGCGCTGGACGAAGCCTACCTGGACGTCACCGACCCGCAGCGTGGCCCGCGCAGTGCCACCCTGATTGCCGGGGCCATCCGTGCCGAAGTGCAGGCACGGACTGGCCTGAGTGCCACCGCCGGGGTCAGCGTGAACAAGTTGCTGGCCAAGCTTGCCAGTGGCCTGCACAAGCCGGACGGTCTGACCGTGCTGCTGCCCGACCAGGCTGACGCCCTGCTGCTGGGGCTGCCGGTAGGCGACTTCCACGGCATCGGCCCGGCCACGGCGCGGAAGCTGCAGGCGCTGGGCATCGCCAGCGGCGCCGACCTGCGCGCCGCCGACCCGCACTTGCTGACGGCGCACTTCGGCAAGGCGGGCGGGCACTTCTGGCGAATTGCCCACGGGCAGGACGACCGCCCGGTGCTGCCGGACCGCCCCCACAAGAGTGTTGGCAGCGAGGAAACCTACGGCGAGGACCTGCGGACGCTGGCGGCTGTGCGCCTGCGTCTGCCGGTGCTTGCCAGGCTGGTGCAGGCGCGGCTGGAGCGGGCTGCACTGGCCGGGCGCACGGTGGTCTTGAAACTGAAATTCTCCGACCGGCGCAGCGTCACCCGGCAGCTGACCCTGCCCGCGCCGGTCTGGCAGGCCGCGGACCTGGAGCGGGCCGCTGCCAGACTGCTGACCCCGCAGCTGCTGGCCGGCCGGCCGGGCGTGCGGCTGGCCGGGATCACGGTCAGTGGACTGCGCCCGGCCGGAGAACTGCCGCTGCAGCCGGCACTGTTCGGCCCGGAAGGGGACACCTGGGGAGGGGCCGGGTAA
- a CDS encoding YeiH family protein has product MSAAPAGPSTPVSSAPPAPAPAALWPGLLLCLAISAVSLWLGRAPQLAHFGLSSLTLSIVLGLVAGNLWPRLASGTRAAGVTFSKGTLLRAGIVLYGFRLTLHQLLGIGWAGLVADVLMLSSTFFLTYLLGTRLFRLDAQTSALMGAGSSICGAAAVLATQPVVRARAEQVTVAVATVVLYGTVGIFLYPQMAAAGLWPFGGAAYGIYIGSSVHEVAQVVAAGQAISPEVADAAVTAKMLRVMLLAPFLLALAAWWSRRTPLAEGEARTPISVPWFAFGFVAVTLLNSALPLPANVTAGLIWLDTALLTAAMAALGLTTQLRTLLQAGIRPLLLGLVVFAWLVMAGGLLQTWVQGW; this is encoded by the coding sequence ATGTCTGCTGCTCCCGCCGGCCCGTCCACTCCGGTCTCCTCTGCTCCGCCTGCTCCTGCCCCGGCGGCCCTGTGGCCGGGGCTGCTGCTCTGCTTGGCCATCAGTGCGGTCAGCCTGTGGCTGGGCCGGGCGCCGCAGCTGGCGCATTTCGGCCTCAGCTCTTTAACGCTCTCCATCGTGCTGGGGCTGGTGGCCGGCAACCTGTGGCCCCGTCTCGCCTCGGGGACGCGGGCGGCCGGGGTGACGTTCAGCAAGGGCACGCTGCTGCGCGCAGGCATCGTGCTGTACGGCTTTCGCCTGACCCTGCACCAGCTGCTGGGGATCGGTTGGGCTGGACTGGTGGCCGACGTGCTCATGCTGAGCAGCACCTTTTTCCTGACCTACCTGCTGGGCACCCGCCTCTTCCGGCTGGATGCACAGACCTCGGCCCTGATGGGTGCAGGCAGCAGCATCTGTGGGGCGGCGGCGGTGCTGGCCACGCAGCCGGTGGTGCGTGCCCGCGCTGAACAGGTCACGGTAGCGGTCGCCACCGTGGTGCTGTACGGCACGGTAGGCATCTTTCTGTATCCGCAGATGGCGGCTGCCGGCCTGTGGCCCTTTGGCGGCGCCGCCTACGGCATCTATATCGGCTCCAGCGTGCATGAGGTTGCGCAGGTGGTGGCTGCCGGGCAGGCCATTTCCCCCGAGGTGGCCGACGCCGCCGTAACGGCCAAGATGCTGCGCGTGATGCTGCTGGCTCCCTTCCTGCTGGCGCTGGCCGCCTGGTGGAGCCGCCGCACGCCGCTGGCGGAAGGTGAGGCGCGTACTCCCATCAGTGTGCCGTGGTTCGCCTTCGGCTTCGTGGCGGTCACCCTGCTGAACTCGGCCTTGCCCCTGCCGGCCAATGTGACTGCTGGCCTTATCTGGCTGGACACCGCCCTGCTGACGGCCGCTATGGCTGCCCTGGGTCTGACCACGCAGCTGCGCACGCTTCTACAGGCCGGCATCCGGCCACTGCTGCTGGGGCTGGTGGTCTTCGCGTGGCTGGTCATGGCAGGCGGGCTGCTCCAAACCTGGGTGCAGGGCTGGTAA
- a CDS encoding VOC family protein: MKRHFSGLHHVSALSSDIARNHAFYTQVLGLRLVKKSVNQDAPTMYHLFYADSAGSPGSDMTFFDFPRAAREHRGRDSICLTTFRVTGSGALEYWQERLTQHGVQAIRRTVDGRERLDFEDVDGTRLALFDDAGEGPRGVVWEGTDVPAEFQLQGLGFSGVTVGDLPPFQAFLERGLNLREGRGYDDGGTPVHVFEMGEGGPHAELHVAVQPDLPRRMPGAGGVHHLALRVRDEAELLNWQRHLGALGYRNSGEVDRHWFQSVYITAPSGIVIELATDGPGFATDEAPHQLGERLSLPPFLEPQRAEIEAKLRPLNTP, from the coding sequence ATGAAGCGGCACTTTTCCGGCCTGCACCACGTCAGTGCCCTGAGCAGCGACATCGCCCGCAACCACGCCTTTTACACGCAGGTGCTGGGGCTGCGGCTGGTCAAAAAGTCGGTGAACCAGGACGCGCCGACCATGTACCACCTCTTCTACGCCGACAGTGCGGGCAGTCCGGGCAGCGACATGACCTTCTTCGACTTTCCGCGTGCGGCGCGGGAGCACCGGGGCCGCGACAGCATCTGCCTGACGACTTTTCGGGTGACGGGGTCGGGGGCGCTGGAGTACTGGCAGGAGCGGCTGACGCAACATGGCGTGCAGGCGATACGCCGCACGGTGGACGGGCGCGAACGGCTCGACTTCGAGGACGTGGACGGCACCCGGCTGGCCCTCTTCGACGATGCGGGCGAGGGGCCACGCGGCGTCGTCTGGGAGGGGACGGACGTGCCCGCCGAGTTCCAACTTCAGGGCCTGGGCTTCAGTGGCGTGACGGTGGGCGACCTGCCACCCTTTCAGGCATTTCTGGAACGCGGCCTGAACCTGCGCGAGGGGCGCGGGTACGACGATGGGGGCACTCCGGTTCATGTGTTTGAGATGGGCGAGGGCGGCCCGCACGCCGAGCTGCATGTGGCGGTGCAGCCCGACCTGCCCCGGCGAATGCCCGGCGCGGGGGGCGTGCATCACCTCGCCCTGCGGGTGCGGGACGAGGCGGAGTTGCTGAACTGGCAGCGGCATCTGGGCGCACTGGGCTACCGCAACAGCGGCGAAGTGGACCGGCACTGGTTTCAGTCGGTGTACATCACCGCGCCCTCCGGCATCGTCATTGAACTGGCGACCGACGGCCCCGGTTTCGCCACCGACGAAGCGCCGCACCAGCTGGGCGAGCGCCTCAGCCTGCCGCCCTTTCTGGAGCCGCAGCGGGCCGAGATTGAGGCGAAATTGCGGCCTCTGAACACCCCCTGA
- a CDS encoding ring-cleaving dioxygenase — translation MTQLQLNGIHHLTAVSAQIRENKRFYTQDLGLRLVKRSVNQDDVSAYHLFYADGQGNPGTDITFFDWAVGRERRGNHTVTRTGFRVRDEASLRYWQERFQELGVQHGELRELDGRASLDFEDPEGQRLRLVTDGGAGDTPSPWENSLVPAEHQLRGLGPIVMTVPNLRNTDLILQKVLNMRPVREYADPESSEHQVHVYEMGEGGGPDKELHVAVRPDLPPAMPGAGGVHHVAFRVPTEDEYHAWTEHFNHFGLRTSGEVDRYWFRSLYFREPNGVLFELATDGPGFGVDEDMATLGETLILPPFLEGQRAQIAAGLKPID, via the coding sequence ATGACTCAGCTACAACTGAACGGCATCCATCACCTGACCGCGGTTTCGGCACAAATCCGTGAGAACAAGCGCTTCTATACGCAAGACCTGGGCCTGCGCCTGGTCAAGCGCAGTGTGAATCAGGACGACGTGAGCGCTTACCATCTCTTTTATGCCGACGGCCAAGGCAACCCGGGCACCGACATCACTTTCTTCGACTGGGCGGTGGGCCGTGAACGGCGCGGCAACCACACCGTGACCCGCACCGGCTTTCGCGTGCGTGACGAGGCCAGCCTCCGCTACTGGCAGGAGCGCTTTCAGGAACTGGGCGTACAGCACGGCGAACTCCGCGAACTGGACGGACGCGCCAGCCTGGATTTTGAAGACCCCGAAGGCCAGCGCCTGCGCCTGGTGACGGACGGCGGTGCAGGAGATACCCCCAGCCCCTGGGAAAACAGCCTCGTGCCTGCCGAGCACCAACTGCGCGGCCTTGGCCCCATCGTGATGACGGTGCCCAACCTGCGCAACACTGACCTGATTCTGCAAAAGGTGCTGAACATGCGCCCCGTGCGCGAGTACGCCGACCCCGAGAGCAGCGAGCACCAGGTGCATGTGTACGAGATGGGTGAAGGCGGTGGCCCCGACAAGGAACTGCATGTGGCCGTGCGACCTGACCTTCCCCCGGCCATGCCCGGCGCAGGCGGAGTCCACCACGTGGCTTTCCGGGTGCCGACCGAGGACGAATACCACGCCTGGACAGAGCATTTTAACCACTTCGGCCTCCGCACCAGTGGAGAGGTAGACCGCTACTGGTTCCGCTCCCTGTACTTCCGCGAACCGAACGGCGTGCTGTTCGAACTCGCGACCGACGGCCCCGGCTTCGGGGTAGACGAAGATATGGCGACCCTGGGTGAAACCCTGATTCTGCCGCCCTTTTTGGAAGGCCAGCGGGCACAG
- a CDS encoding GGDEF domain-containing protein, translating into MLPSAPTEQQIRQRFTLLGLLSAAIHLVGFGNTWLPDRAMQQAVCGLGLTISLTVLYLVRRSPMNLGLVRARALALAVIWLLASVVPPGLSHTGGASTDPHLLSLMNLALLGYALLPGRLAGWVSAGAYLVFLVSIFYFHGVHQLPYLSAGITLLLLHYVGSHSYELLNVRQRAQHLAHLAAYDHLTGLLNRYGMEEKLRELWDRVQSHGNGDDATLLLLDIDHFKAINDQHGHDVGDRVLRRVSRALTEACPEGQVGRWGGEEFLVVLPPISPSEAKLLPSRLTACLAATGRAIPGGQPVTLSGGGVQFSEADSLPQLIALADQRLYAAKRLGRDRVEWSSAANPQTPLPETAL; encoded by the coding sequence ATGTTGCCCTCTGCTCCTACCGAACAGCAGATCCGCCAGCGGTTCACCCTACTGGGTCTGCTGTCGGCGGCCATACATCTGGTGGGCTTCGGCAACACCTGGCTGCCGGACAGGGCCATGCAGCAGGCGGTGTGCGGGCTTGGGCTGACCATCTCGCTCACCGTGCTGTACCTGGTTCGGCGCTCCCCGATGAATCTGGGCTTGGTGCGGGCGCGGGCCCTGGCCCTGGCGGTGATCTGGCTGCTCGCCAGTGTGGTGCCACCTGGGCTGAGCCACACGGGCGGCGCCAGCACCGACCCGCACCTCCTGAGCCTGATGAACCTGGCCCTGCTGGGTTACGCACTGCTGCCAGGGCGGCTGGCCGGCTGGGTCAGCGCCGGGGCCTATCTGGTGTTTCTGGTGAGCATATTTTACTTTCACGGGGTACATCAGCTGCCGTATCTCTCTGCCGGTATCACGCTGCTGCTGCTGCATTATGTCGGCAGCCACAGCTACGAACTGCTGAATGTGCGCCAACGCGCCCAGCACCTGGCGCACCTGGCCGCCTACGATCATCTGACCGGCCTGCTGAACCGCTACGGCATGGAAGAAAAGCTGCGCGAGCTGTGGGACAGGGTGCAGTCGCATGGCAACGGGGACGACGCCACGCTGCTGCTGCTGGACATTGACCACTTCAAGGCCATCAACGACCAGCACGGCCACGACGTGGGAGACCGGGTGCTGCGCCGGGTGAGCCGGGCGCTCACCGAAGCCTGCCCCGAAGGCCAGGTCGGCCGCTGGGGCGGAGAAGAATTTCTGGTGGTGCTGCCCCCCATCTCCCCCAGCGAGGCCAAGTTGCTCCCCAGCCGGCTGACCGCCTGTCTGGCCGCCACTGGCCGGGCCATTCCTGGCGGGCAACCTGTCACGCTCAGTGGAGGAGGAGTTCAGTTCAGCGAGGCGGACAGCCTGCCGCAGCTGATTGCCCTGGCCGACCAGCGGCTCTACGCGGCCAAGCGCCTGGGCCGTGACCGGGTGGAGTGGAGTTCAGCGGCGAACCCGCAGACGCCGCTTCCGGAAACCGCGCTCTGA
- a CDS encoding MarR family winged helix-turn-helix transcriptional regulator codes for MSRLSPTEAAAWRGFLGAHSRVWTQLDHEFQQEFGVGLPVYELLLTLEEQDELRMSDLAHKLRYSSGGLTRLADKLEAQGLIQRIRCETDGRGFQVSLTPAGQQRLRRMHVFHLRGVREHFLRHLNEDEQKALGEIWAKIGGQP; via the coding sequence ATGTCTCGTCTCTCCCCTACCGAAGCTGCCGCCTGGCGTGGATTTCTCGGAGCCCACAGCCGGGTCTGGACGCAGCTTGACCACGAATTTCAGCAGGAATTCGGCGTGGGCCTTCCCGTATACGAGCTGCTGCTGACCCTGGAAGAACAGGACGAACTGCGGATGAGCGACCTGGCCCACAAGCTCCGCTACAGCTCGGGCGGGCTGACGCGCCTGGCCGACAAGCTGGAAGCGCAGGGCCTGATTCAGCGCATACGCTGCGAAACCGACGGGCGCGGCTTTCAGGTGTCGCTGACCCCCGCCGGACAGCAGCGGCTGCGGCGAATGCACGTCTTCCACCTGCGGGGCGTGCGCGAGCATTTCCTGCGTCACCTGAACGAAGATGAGCAAAAGGCCCTGGGAGAAATCTGGGCCAAAATCGGGGGTCAACCATGA